The following proteins are encoded in a genomic region of Alistipes shahii WAL 8301:
- a CDS encoding DUF3408 domain-containing protein, which translates to MSDKAIILSVILAAVLCVAVPFIFRVCRYRRRMKTLIVPDGPSGEVAVGTVPTPEAEYLARYICLLRLPFAGNKHVKIRPSYHERIREITRVIGRGDVTITAYVDKVLKAHLDDNRETIERLFEEREAVASLQPKAEER; encoded by the coding sequence ATGTCAGACAAAGCAATTATTTTATCTGTTATCCTGGCGGCCGTCCTTTGCGTCGCCGTACCCTTCATCTTCCGCGTGTGCCGCTACCGGCGCAGGATGAAAACCCTTATCGTCCCCGACGGCCCTTCGGGGGAGGTCGCCGTGGGGACTGTCCCCACCCCCGAGGCCGAGTACCTGGCCCGTTACATCTGCCTGCTGCGGCTGCCTTTCGCCGGTAACAAGCACGTGAAGATACGTCCGTCGTACCACGAGCGTATCCGCGAGATCACCCGTGTCATCGGTCGTGGCGACGTGACGATCACGGCCTACGTGGACAAGGTTCTCAAGGCGCACCTGGACGATAACCGGGAAACCATCGAGCGGCTTTTCGAGGAGCGTGAGGCCGTGGCCTCCCTGCAACCCAAAGCGGAGGAGCGATGA
- a CDS encoding DUF4134 domain-containing protein → MRKNKILLPAAFLFAAISSAFAQGNGIAGITEATNMVTSYFDPGTKLIYAIGAVVGLIGGIKVYNKFSSGDPDTSKTAASWFGACIFLIVAATILRSFFL, encoded by the coding sequence ATGAGAAAGAACAAGATTCTTCTTCCGGCGGCATTTCTCTTTGCCGCCATCTCCTCCGCCTTCGCGCAGGGCAACGGCATCGCCGGCATTACGGAGGCTACCAACATGGTAACCAGCTACTTCGATCCCGGAACGAAGCTCATCTACGCGATTGGGGCTGTGGTCGGCCTTATCGGGGGGATCAAGGTCTATAACAAGTTTTCGAGCGGCGACCCCGACACGTCGAAGACCGCCGCGAGCTGGTTCGGCGCGTGTATTTTCCTGATTGTCGCCGCGACGATCCTACGCTCTTTCTTCTTGTAG
- a CDS encoding DUF4133 domain-containing protein — protein sequence MMEYGINKGIGKSVEFRGLKAQYLFIFAGGLLAVFVVFVILYMAGVDQWVCIAFGVAAASVLVWLTFRLNARYGEHGLMKLLAARRHPRYLLNRKSLRRLLKRKGGRV from the coding sequence ATTATGGAATATGGAATCAACAAGGGAATCGGCAAGAGCGTGGAGTTCCGGGGCCTGAAGGCGCAGTACCTCTTCATCTTCGCGGGCGGCCTGCTGGCCGTCTTCGTGGTGTTCGTCATCCTCTACATGGCAGGGGTCGATCAGTGGGTATGTATCGCTTTCGGCGTTGCGGCGGCTTCGGTGCTGGTCTGGCTTACCTTCCGCCTGAACGCCCGTTACGGGGAACACGGGCTGATGAAGCTGCTCGCCGCGCGCCGGCATCCCCGCTACCTGCTCAACCGCAAGTCCCTGCGCCGGTTGCTGAAAAGAAAGGGGGGCCGCGTATGA
- a CDS encoding DUF3408 domain-containing protein — MSGKEHDDGLDASFIISQAKSRNRPLHPYTPEKEEEASALSEPSGEAASSSATKEEGRRRRGKGQDYERLFIRNAPSNTRSGKTVYIRKEFHERITRIVQVIGKNELSLYSYLDNVLEQHFATYQEEISELYKKRNSDIF, encoded by the coding sequence ATGAGCGGAAAAGAACATGACGACGGTTTGGACGCTTCCTTCATCATCAGCCAGGCCAAAAGCCGAAACCGGCCACTACATCCTTACACGCCGGAAAAAGAGGAGGAGGCATCGGCTCTATCGGAACCGTCCGGCGAGGCCGCCTCCTCGTCGGCTACGAAAGAGGAGGGACGCCGCCGAAGAGGGAAAGGCCAGGATTACGAGCGTCTTTTTATCCGGAACGCCCCCTCCAATACCCGAAGCGGCAAAACGGTGTATATCCGCAAGGAGTTTCACGAGCGTATAACCCGGATAGTGCAGGTTATCGGTAAGAACGAACTCTCGCTGTATAGCTACCTGGACAATGTGCTGGAGCAGCATTTCGCGACCTATCAGGAGGAAATTTCGGAACTCTACAAGAAACGGAACTCCGATATTTTTTAG